The following are encoded in a window of Phytoactinopolyspora mesophila genomic DNA:
- a CDS encoding cell division protein SepF yields MASAMRKVAVYLGLVEDRDRYEDEYDEYADEYEREYEEDAPEAYEPQEVERPPARREREHSATVSSLADRRPMATPRSAPAAREARITTLHPRTYNEARTLGEHFRDGVPVIMNLSEMDDVDAKRLVDFAAGLIFGLRGSIDRITAKVFLLTPADVQVTAEDKARIADGAFFNQS; encoded by the coding sequence ATGGCCAGCGCAATGCGCAAGGTTGCGGTCTACCTCGGCCTCGTGGAGGACCGGGACCGCTACGAGGACGAATACGATGAATACGCCGATGAATATGAGCGGGAGTACGAAGAAGACGCGCCCGAGGCATACGAGCCTCAGGAGGTAGAGCGGCCGCCCGCCAGGCGTGAACGGGAGCATTCGGCAACTGTCTCGTCCTTGGCGGATCGCCGGCCAATGGCCACGCCGCGGTCGGCGCCTGCTGCCCGGGAAGCGCGCATCACCACGCTTCATCCACGTACGTACAACGAAGCACGGACGTTGGGTGAACACTTCCGTGACGGCGTCCCAGTCATCATGAACCTATCGGAGATGGATGACGTTGACGCCAAGCGTCTGGTCGATTTCGCTGCCGGGCTGATCTTCGGGCTGCGGGGGAGTATCGACCGGATCACGGCGAAGGTGTTCTTGCTGACACCTGCAGATGTGCAGGTCACAGCGGAGGACAAGGCGCGCATCGCCGACGGCGCGTTCTTCAACCAGAGTTGA
- a CDS encoding YggT family protein, protein MSVITQPLSIALWLFFIALLVRLVVDWIQVFAREWQPKGPLLVVLEAVYTVTDPPLRLLRRVIPPLRIGSVAIDLAFIVLIILVRIAQSVVASMG, encoded by the coding sequence GTGTCGGTCATTACCCAGCCTTTGTCGATAGCACTATGGCTCTTCTTCATCGCCCTGCTGGTCCGTCTGGTGGTCGACTGGATCCAGGTCTTCGCACGCGAGTGGCAGCCGAAAGGCCCGTTGCTTGTAGTGTTGGAGGCCGTGTACACAGTGACCGACCCTCCACTTCGGCTGCTCAGACGGGTGATCCCGCCGCTCCGGATCGGTTCGGTTGCTATTGACCTGGCGTTCATTGTGCTCATCATCCTGGTGCGAATTGCCCAGTCGGTTGTCGCATCGATGGGATGA